A single genomic interval of Pseudomonas sp. FeN3W harbors:
- the ispC gene encoding 1-deoxy-D-xylulose-5-phosphate reductoisomerase, whose product MTRPLQITVLGATGSIGLSTLDVIARHPDRYNVFALTGFSRLDELRSLCLKHRPSYAVVGDEAQAGLFQAQLQSDGITTRVLSGEGGLSEVAGHPEVDVVMAAIVGAAGLKPTLAAVQAGKRVLLANKEALVMSGALFMQALRDNDAVLLPIDSEHNAIFQCLPADYAQGLGAVGVRRILLTASGGPFRDIAPPLLADVSPEQACAHPNWSMGRKISVDSASMMNKGLELIEACWLFNARPDQVEVVIHPQSVIHSMVDYVDGSVLAQLGNPDMRTPIAHALAWPERIDSGVPALDLLQIGRLDFHAPDDLRFPCLRLARLAAETGGTAPAMLNAANEVAVDAFLNRRIRFTEIASIIDDVLNREASVPTVCLEDVLAADNQARETAENWLSCRGR is encoded by the coding sequence GTGACGCGACCTCTACAGATCACCGTGCTGGGGGCGACCGGCTCGATCGGGCTTAGCACATTGGACGTCATCGCTCGTCATCCGGATCGCTATAACGTATTTGCGCTGACCGGCTTCAGCCGGCTTGACGAACTGCGTTCGCTCTGTCTCAAGCATCGTCCGAGCTACGCCGTGGTCGGTGATGAAGCGCAAGCCGGTCTGTTTCAGGCCCAGTTGCAGTCCGATGGCATTACCACCCGAGTGCTGAGCGGTGAGGGCGGTCTGAGCGAAGTGGCGGGGCATCCCGAGGTCGATGTCGTGATGGCTGCAATCGTCGGTGCCGCTGGGCTGAAGCCGACTCTCGCCGCCGTACAGGCAGGCAAGCGAGTGTTGCTGGCGAACAAGGAGGCGCTGGTAATGTCCGGCGCCCTGTTCATGCAGGCGCTGCGCGATAACGATGCGGTGTTGCTGCCGATCGATAGCGAGCACAACGCGATTTTCCAATGCTTGCCAGCCGATTATGCCCAGGGGCTTGGTGCTGTCGGCGTGCGGCGGATATTGCTTACCGCTTCCGGCGGGCCGTTTCGAGATATCGCGCCGCCGCTTCTGGCGGATGTTTCGCCGGAACAGGCCTGCGCTCATCCCAACTGGTCGATGGGGCGCAAGATTTCCGTGGATTCGGCCAGCATGATGAACAAGGGCCTCGAACTCATCGAGGCCTGTTGGCTGTTCAATGCACGACCAGATCAGGTCGAGGTGGTGATTCACCCACAAAGCGTTATCCACTCGATGGTGGACTACGTGGATGGCTCGGTGCTTGCGCAGCTAGGCAATCCTGATATGCGCACGCCGATTGCGCATGCCTTGGCTTGGCCGGAGCGAATCGATTCCGGCGTTCCAGCGCTGGATCTGTTGCAGATTGGGCGATTGGATTTCCACGCACCGGACGACCTGCGCTTTCCTTGTCTGCGGCTTGCTCGCCTGGCCGCGGAGACCGGTGGTACGGCGCCGGCGATGCTCAATGCCGCGAACGAAGTGGCGGTTGACGCCTTTCTTAATCGACGCATCCGCTTTACCGAGATCGCGAGTATCATCGACGACGTATTGAATCGTGAGGCGTCGGTTCCGACTGTCTGCCTTGAAGATGTATTGGCGGCTGACAACCAGGCTCGGGAAACTGCCGAAAATTGGTTGAGCTGCCGCGGGCGATAG
- a CDS encoding phosphatidate cytidylyltransferase: MLKQRIITAAILLPVAIIGFFLLHGLAFAIFIGLVVALGAWEWARLAGFAGQPVRIAYAALVVVLLAVLYQLPALAPWLLALAVLWWLAATYLVLTYPQSSRLWGGSAGSLVIGLAILLPSWQALVVLKQWPLGNWLILAAMVLVWAADIGAYFSGKTFGKRKLAPQVSPGKSWEGLIGGLLTSLLITLAVGIYRGWSVRELVLALLGAAVVVLISVIGDLTESMFKRSSGIKDSSQLLPGHGGVMDRIDSLTAAIPIFTVLLWLAGWGVL, encoded by the coding sequence ATGCTGAAGCAGCGCATCATCACCGCCGCCATTCTTCTGCCCGTCGCGATCATTGGGTTTTTCCTCCTTCATGGGCTCGCTTTCGCCATCTTCATTGGGCTGGTCGTTGCGCTCGGTGCCTGGGAGTGGGCCCGGTTGGCTGGATTCGCCGGCCAGCCGGTGAGAATCGCTTATGCGGCGCTGGTCGTGGTGTTGCTTGCCGTGCTGTATCAGCTTCCGGCGCTGGCCCCCTGGTTATTGGCGCTTGCCGTGCTCTGGTGGCTGGCGGCGACCTATCTGGTGTTGACCTATCCGCAGAGCAGTCGTCTCTGGGGCGGTTCCGCTGGCAGCCTGGTGATCGGTCTGGCGATCCTGCTGCCGTCGTGGCAGGCATTGGTCGTGCTCAAGCAGTGGCCGCTGGGTAACTGGTTGATCCTTGCCGCGATGGTTCTGGTCTGGGCTGCGGATATCGGTGCGTATTTCTCCGGCAAGACGTTCGGCAAGCGCAAGCTTGCACCGCAGGTCAGTCCTGGCAAGAGCTGGGAGGGGCTGATAGGGGGGCTGTTGACCAGTCTGCTGATCACGCTGGCGGTCGGCATCTACCGCGGCTGGTCGGTGCGGGAGTTGGTGCTTGCGCTGTTGGGTGCGGCGGTGGTGGTGTTGATCTCGGTGATCGGCGATCTCACCGAGAGCATGTTCAAGCGTAGCTCGGGCATCAAGGACAGCAGTCAGCTGCTGCCCGGGCACGGCGGTGTCATGGATCGCATAGACAGTCTTACCGCAGCCATTCCGATCTTCACGGTGCTTTTGTGGCTTGCTGGCTGGGGCGTGCTGTGA
- the uppS gene encoding polyprenyl diphosphate synthase yields the protein MEKVRQIAGRNVPRHVAIIMDGNNRWAKRRLLPGVAGHKAGVDAVRAVIEVCADSGVEVLTLFAFSSENWQRPADEVGALMELFLSALRREARKLDENGIRLRIIGDRTRFHPELQAAMLEVEEMTSANHRFVLQVAANYGGQWDILQAAQHLAAEAQSGRLNPAEITPALFQSYLATGDMPLPDLCIRTGGERRISNFLLWQLAYAELYFSDLYWPDFKHVAMRKALADFATRQRRFGKTGEQVQSEVKAEC from the coding sequence ATGGAAAAGGTCAGGCAGATCGCCGGGCGGAACGTACCCCGTCACGTGGCGATCATCATGGATGGCAACAACCGCTGGGCGAAGCGGCGTTTGCTGCCCGGTGTGGCCGGGCACAAAGCCGGTGTCGATGCGGTTCGCGCCGTGATTGAGGTCTGCGCTGATTCCGGCGTCGAGGTGCTTACACTGTTTGCTTTCTCCAGCGAGAACTGGCAGCGCCCGGCGGATGAAGTCGGTGCGCTGATGGAGCTGTTCCTCTCGGCGCTGCGGCGTGAGGCACGCAAGCTCGATGAGAATGGCATTCGCCTGCGCATCATCGGAGATCGCACGCGTTTCCATCCCGAATTGCAGGCCGCGATGCTGGAGGTGGAAGAGATGACCTCCGCCAATCATCGTTTCGTGCTCCAGGTTGCCGCCAATTACGGCGGGCAATGGGACATTCTTCAGGCGGCTCAGCACTTGGCTGCCGAAGCGCAGTCCGGGCGTCTGAATCCGGCGGAAATTACGCCCGCTCTGTTTCAGAGCTATCTGGCGACTGGTGACATGCCGTTGCCCGACCTGTGCATTCGCACCGGCGGCGAGCGGCGCATCAGCAATTTCCTGCTTTGGCAGCTTGCCTATGCGGAACTGTATTTTTCCGACCTTTATTGGCCCGACTTCAAGCACGTTGCCATGCGCAAGGCGCTCGCCGATTTCGCCACTCGACAACGGCGATTCGGCAAAACGGGTGAACAGGTCCAAAGCGAGGTCAAGGCCGAATGCTGA